CTATACGTTCTACTTACAAAGAATTATGTAGTTCAAAATATTCTAATTTGAAGCATACCGTGACATGATATTCCCCACAGTCTGGATTATGCCAGGCAGTAAGATAGAGGTCTAGGATTTGTAAACCTTTTATTATTTCATTCATATTAAATCTACAAGTCCTGCCAACTGCAGATATATGAAAGGAAGGCTTACTCTTGATAAGGTCAATGCAGCAATTAATGACATGGCATCATATGCCGAAGCCAATGCTCAAATTATAGCTGCTCCGAAGAAGAAGGTTCTGTTCATTCTCTCTAATTTTGGTCCAGAACTCCCTCATATAACTTAATATTGCAGAGAACCTGACACTATTTATCATTGTCACGCAGTTGCCAGAGAATCTTTGGGAAAAAGCCTTGGTAAgtgaatttaaacattcattctTTAAGCCTCCAGCCCCTTTACATCTCTATCTTTGGGGAGGAAACATGAAACTCACAAGTGGAATAATTCTCACTAAGAATGGTAATTTACTGTGCAGGAACTGAGAGATATTGCAACTACAGAAGCAGTAAAGGGAAAACACTTCTTTCTTGAAAGTGACATAAAAGGACCAGCACTGAAGCTTGACAACACTGGAAAAGCTATTCTAACTGTAAGCGCATTTGTAGACTAGTTACACAATTGAGATAAAGATGAAAATTTCGTTCTAAATATTTAGGGTATGATTGGTTTGCGAttaaaaaactatatttttgaaaagtgggattttgaaatgaaaatctgaatttagtgactaaaaatatatttctggttcaatgtcagtaaactgtttttgagttttaaaaaactgaatctgtgattgttattaaatttgaaaatatgacAGAAATTGAATATGTGAgattttggaaaataattttacaaaactgTGGAAACGAGTTTTTTTCGTTTTCAATTTTCCTTAACAAATTTTGGATatggatttgaatttgattttaaaaaacaaactaccaattataataattaattataatggGTCCCACTAATTTTAAgtatttaaaaacataaaattggaGTCAGACTTCTAGTTTCTATTCATTTTTGCTATAATTACATATGCATGAcatgtttaatatatattatcTAATTCAATTTGGATATATGGTTGAACAGGTCCTTCGCCATCTTGGTCGTATAAGTGAGACGCGTATTGGACATCACCGTGTGATGATTCTCTTGAAGCCCCACTGATTGTTATCAATTTGaacttgaaatatatatatatatatatatatatatatatttgaaggcTTTGTTCGGCATGATTGTTTATGGCATATTAGGCAAGCAGTCGAAGAGAAGCGAAACTGGTGGCGAAAAATTTATTTGGAAGTTTCCCGTGATGAAATCTCACGATTCTCACCCATGTGAACTGAGTGTATCAAACGATGACTTTACGTGCATGCATGGTCCACCAGCAAATGAAACTGCCAAACTTAAACCCTTTGTGTAAATCAAAGATAAAACTGACAAATTTTTTTTGCGAGTGGAGTACCATGATTTGTGAGTATCCATTGAAAAATGTACTTTGATAAAAGCACCATCAACTCGTATCAGTATTTGGAGAAATGTAACCATCAATTCTATTATGACTCGCTACTGTCGATATACATATATTACAGAACTTGTATTATAGAATCTGCACAGTAAATCTAAAATGGCTGTGATCTAGTTAATGGAATGGTGAAATTGCAACTATAAGTTACGCTTGCGTGTTATAGGTATCTTTGAAGGTATTTTGATATTGAAGATAGTTATGATTGTGCATTATAGTCACACTTTGGAACAGTAGTGTCCAGAAACAACTTGGGaaagaaataaaaatagttaCTCAGCATCTCTTTTAATTTCGTACTGATGAAATTAAAATATTTCAATCAATGAACTCAAAGTTGTAGTATCAAGCCAATTTGGATGTTTACCAGGGGTGAAAGATAGAGCTATGGACGAAGAATGACCAGGGAATCAGGAATAAGTGGCCAACAGTTGTATATGGGAATTACAGTACAGACGACAGAGACATGAGATCACTGGCACGATATATATGGAAAAAAATATCCTGACCATGAAAAtgacaaaaatgaaaataaatgTTTCAAATCCAAGTATAGCAAAAGGTGTCCTTTTGCGCAGGGAATTGTATAATCCAGAACCCTCCAAAGGTTGACGATGTCCTATTCTCCTAGTTGCACTGGTAACTAGCGCAAGAGATTGATTTAACCCCAAGAGTTCACTTGTCTACTTTTGCATAATATGGATTCCGATTTCCAAAATAAATActagaatattaaaaaaaaaaaaaaaactttatctATAAAAGCCACAATACCAAACTTAGTTTCGACGTACCAAGAAACCAACCATTCAGTGCCTAAAGATAATTGTCTTTGTATCTCTCAAAACAATGGCTTCTATGGCAACTACTGCTTTTCTTTTGGCCCTCAACCTTCTTTTCTTCACATTGGTCAGTTCAACTTACTGCCCACCACCACCAAAACCAAAGCCCTGTAAGGCCTGCCCCTCTCCATCGAAGCCCTCTCCATCTCCATCGAAGCCCTCACCATCTCCATCAAAGCcctctccatctccatcaaagcCCTCTCCAGCAGGCCCTGGCTCTAAGAGTAGTTGCCCAAAGGACACCCTTAAGTTGGGGGTGTGTGCTGATTTGTTAAATGGACTACTAAACATTGTTGTGGGAACCCCATCAGCCACCCCATGCTGCTCCCTTATCCAAGGCCTTGCTGATCTTGATGCTGCCGTTTGCCTTTGCACTGCTATTAAGGCCAACGTTTTGGGAATCAACCTTAATGTCCCTGTCTCATTGAGCTTGCTCTTGAACTACTGTGGCAAGAAGTCCCCTAAAGGCTTCAAATGTGTATAAGTTCTTGGTATTCACTACtatatatattgtattatttatgtGCTTAATTTGGTTTGATATAATCCTTTTCACAAGATCATTTGtaatgttttcttttttctttcttaaaCATCCACAACTTCAAATGTGTCAACCATGGGCGGCTGTGTGATCGTGTTCATGGCTTTCCTCTAAATGTTGTTACACCCCTTTGTTGATTTGATTGAAGTGTGTTATTGCTTACGTTATTGTCTTCTTTTATCAATTCAGTGTTCTCAAtggaataaatatataaattataccatatgagtttttttatttataatttgtcaCGTTAACTATTCGGACTATACGTTTTGATAGATTATTTTTCGAAtatctattttgtaaaattgttcaaatagacccctaaattagattttgatgataaaaaaaattaaatataacaacgcAGTTGTTAGACAGAATGATTATgcttttgttctgagttgttaatttggtaaattatttgtgattatagttcaaaaaactttgaccaaaattaggagtctatttaaactattttataaaacacaagatcttaaaagtaatttttcaaaatatagagtccaaatatgtaatgagacaaaatacggGGTTGAAAACTGAACTAAcctttttttctaatattttttaatataatccAATCCTATACATTTTCGCTATCCAAAAGTGACCACAATGTACAAATATGTAGAGCTTGTATTTAGGGTTGTGCAAAAGTTATTTCAAATTGCCTAGCTCGAATAATCCGCCAAAAACAAattgaaaaacaaacaaaaaatgtaATCCGAATAACCCAATAAAAATTCAAATCGCCCAATTATGATATATAACCCGGATAACCCGAATAAACCaatttagagttttttttttcatttatacatacatatatcaCTTATATTATTACACATATTATaggtaatattaaatattatttttaaatttttaacaatgaatttagaataatattttatagtttcaatttagaataatatatctaaatttggaagatatatactatattttttgtttgttgaatctaactatttgaatatttaaataaaaaattcttAAAATTAGTTTAAGCGGGTTAACCCGACTAAATCGCTTAAAATATTGGACgaattaaacttttttttttaattagatgAATTAAAATTAGATTTTTGCAACTCAAATTTTATATTGGGTTGATTAAAATATGTTGCACCTGATCAAACCGACtaataaacataaaaattttcaCAATAAGTCTATTATGCGTGTGATCTTGTTAATGGAATAGTAATATTGCCATTATTTGTCATTTGGCTCTAAGGCTCCCCGCCCTTTAATTGAgcaatattttatagttaaggtACTAAGTTACGCTTGCGTGTTATACATAGGCTGAGCTAGCTAGCGCCTAGGGAGTACATATGTCCCCCTCAAATTTTTATCATAAtagaatattttattatcaaatagttattttttaatgcgaaacataataatattatattaatgtGAGATTTGGTTGGATATTTAATTGGAgggaatgaaaataaaaaaataagaatgAGAATCAGAatgaaaaaatgaataaaaattaaataaaatttaatataaataaaaaaaattaaaaaaaaattattaattttttcaatATTGCATTGGAATGAATGACATTCCAATATTCtaaaatataactaaacaaaaaGAAATGAATAGAAATTgattctttttatttcattttattccATTCTATTACCATAACCAAACATCACCTAATAAAAAATTATTGGAGTTGAAATAATTTCACTAAGTTATGATAAATGACCTACTGATCAATCACGAAAACATGATTTTCCATATGCAAAAGATTTTGCATATTATTTAAGCTATTGTTGTGTTTGTAACTTCAATTCTAATTGGTCAAGTCCGAGAAGCTTGAGATGCCATATTTTGTGGTGaaacaaatattaaaaaaaaaaattggggctTTGTCGTGGTAGCAAAAAGAATGTATTGATATGTTAGACTTTTATTTGAgcttacattatttattttaatattttataaaatatggaTTGATAAATAATTCTTTGTTGATCTAGCCCATTTAATTTTAGTAATATCTTGTTTATGGGCTTAGTATCCATAGTAGTCTAGTTGAGGCAGAAGTGTGTGCTTTCTAGTTAACTGCAGCCTTTGATGAGGAGACTCAGTTCAACTAGGTTAATATAAGCTAAGTCCCCTCCCTAACTCTATATATATGAATAGTCTCATCGCTATTCTGTAGACTGATAATCTGCTTCAGAAATAGAGGTCATAGGAAGGAAGGGTTAGTTGGTTAGTACTGCATTAACAATTCACGTTTCTCCATGGCTGAATCAggtatgttttatgtatttttaattgtttattgTGTTCTAACTTGTATTCAAATTATTGATAAGATATTGTATGAATATCTAAcatgtggtatcagagccaaTTGTATACGATTTAGGacctataatttttttgtttaaccTAAATTGAGATTAATCATTGATGAACCCTAAATAATTTTCGTTATTATTTTATGTTGAAATTTTTATCGTTAGATCCTAAAATATTAGGGcttttgtttatatattatataattaatttcgCTACATAACGAATTTTGTATTTGAAATTTTAGGATTTTTTCATAAATTTCGCAATTGAAAAATTGTTATATCTCAATTTCATGGTTATTTTTCCAAATTCAATTACTGTATGTCTGCATGATTGTTTGTGAAAGATATTTCATGCTTTAATTTTGTTTATATAGGCTATTTACACACTTTTACCCGAATAtttgaactttttttttcttcaaatataaTCTCTTAGATCTACATTTAATTTCTTGTTTTTTCTCTAAATAAACCCCATAAATCAATTTCCCATGATCCGTGGATGAAAACCCCTCAAATAATCGCTCGAAACCACCATTTTTCTGGCTGGAAACCCATCGGACTTGACCAGGTCGCAAACCGGATCGTACGACCTGTTTCACAGAGCTGGAGGTTGAAGACAACCTTTTCCGATGATGCCCACTCGCGGTAGCGAAGAGTGGGGGCGAGTGCGACACTTCCGAGCAACGTTTTTCAacgattttttttccaaattcatTAGAATTTAATTTCtgatttttgtgtgatttttaattaattttttgacgTCAACAAATCATTATTAATGAATTAATATGACTTTTACAGttattaaatcataataattatttttgtcatattttttgaaaactttaaatcacataaaattattttggtatttgTTTCCTTTGAACATACTCACTCTCTGGAACAACCTTTGTTTTTCCTATACTGTCCACTAAAACAATAGGTTTTAATTTCCATAAATAAATCATACATTCTTTGTTGTTCTAAAGTGACGAACTTGATTATTTGATGACTAAATAATGTGTTATGGTGGGGCACATTGTTTTGATCATTCACAAAGTTAATgagtaattttaattttttttttttttgggaatttggttgaaaatattataattattatcatacaaatgatttaattgtattatttttcaatgattgtttTATCGCCAAATTTCATCAGTTCATAGAAAATATTTTTCTTGGATAATTGATATGTATAATTACTTACCCAAATGaggtaattatatatattaattaatgtcTTATGAAGTGTGttgattataatgcatgtttaaaATTATTTGCCCAAAGGTAATAATTATTTATGTGTATTTTGTTTGGTTTGAATTAATATATATGATTTGAGAATTTATTTGCCCAAAGGTAATAATTATTTATGTGTATTTTGTTTGGTTTGAATTAATATATATGATTTGAGAATTTATTTGCCCAAAGGTAATAAatttttagtttatatatattttttctatttaactTCATGGAAATAGATCATATGTGTTATATTCTCACCCCAAAGAGGAGTTTGTAATGACCATCTTAACTCtatttgtatattttcttaaTATGCTCATAGTTTaatcaagttttgtcattttccttTTATCCtgtagtttcttttttttttttgtgaacaaCTGGGCCCAACTACAAGAAATGGAAACGAGATGTGGACTTATGCATGCGTGAAGATCAACCAGCTACTCTTACTGATGCGAGCACTACTGCCCAGATAACCCTCCATGCACAATGAGAAAAGTCAAATCGTCTCAGTCTTATAGCTATGAAAAGATTGATTCCTGAACATCTTTTGAGTTGTCTGCCTGAGACAACTAATGCCAAAGAGTTTTTAACTAATGTGGGAAAATTGTATGACACTGGTGAGAATGCTGAAACTGGATCTCTCATGGATAAGATTCAAACCATCAAGTATGATGAAACTAAAGGAGTGAGGGACTTCATTATGAAAATTGTCAATGTTTAGTCAAAGCTAAAAGATCGTAAGATTCCTCTATCTGATTCCTATATTATTCATCATGCTCTCAATGCTCTTCCTACATCTTTCAGTCTTATTAAGACAGCCTACAACACTTATAATCAAACATGGAGCATAAATGACCTAATTTTGAAGTGTGTGGCTGAGGAAAACAAGCTGAAAAATGAGAAGAATGAGTCAGCTCATTATGTTTCTCAACTCaagccaaataaaggaaaaggGAGATTAAAAAATCAGAGGAACAACACTCCTAAGAACATTGATAATAAAAAGGAGCATAACAATGGACAGAAAAGGAGAATGATCAATCGAAGTAAGCTAATGTTAAGTGTTTCTTCTGTGATAAAATGGGCATAGAAGAACTAATTATCACAAATTTAAGATTTggctagaaaagaagaaaaaacaaccAGGTACTCATTTAGCTCgtgtttgttttgaatttaaTCTAGTTGATGTTCCTATTGATTCTTGGTGGTTAGATAGTGGTGCCAAAGTTCATGTTACTACTACCTTACAAGGGCTAAGGGATCTTAGGAAACCAAATCAGAGGGAGTCAAAACTTAAAGTAGGAAATGATGTTGGCGTTGAAGTTTGCTATGTTGGCACATTTATTCTTGAATTACAAACCAGTTTTAAGCTTGTTTTGAACAATACTTTTTTATGTTCCTACTTTTAAGAGAAATCTAGTTTCGCTTACGCTTTTGGATAAACAAGGATATTCGtttcttttttaaaattataaagttgACGTTATGTTTGACTACAAATTTATTGgaaattatttttattctgaTGGTCTCTACAAATGATCTTTGGCTCCTTTAGTTTCCTCTTTTAATGTTGAAAATACTGTGGCTAAGAGATCTCGTATCAAGGAACATTCTTTACTCTTGTGGCACAAACGGTTAGGTCATATTTCCAAAGAACGAGTTGATAGATTGATTAAAGCTAATATTCTTCCTCCTCTTGATGCTTCTGATTTGGACAATTGTGTTGATTGGGCTCGAGGGAAGTTAATCAAAACTCGTAAGAAAAGTGCCACTCGCAGTCAGAATCTATTAGATATTATAC
This genomic interval from Humulus lupulus chromosome 8, drHumLupu1.1, whole genome shotgun sequence contains the following:
- the LOC133797631 gene encoding lipid transfer protein EARLI 1-like; the protein is MASMATTAFLLALNLLFFTLVSSTYCPPPPKPKPCKACPSPSKPSPSPSKPSPSPSKPSPSPSKPSPAGPGSKSSCPKDTLKLGVCADLLNGLLNIVVGTPSATPCCSLIQGLADLDAAVCLCTAIKANVLGINLNVPVSLSLLLNYCGKKSPKGFKCV